The proteins below come from a single Torulaspora delbrueckii CBS 1146 chromosome 5, complete genome genomic window:
- the MTR2 gene encoding Mtr2p (similar to Saccharomyces cerevisiae MTR2 (YKL186C); ancestral locus Anc_4.284), producing the protein MSRYSSGSTNTGSNHSQITELFVKKILAHLDDTDPQKLNQFLTLFNPNNGKIVFNAAPFANLSLFLQTWQTQVVQTQHALTAIDYHVIPGSQTLICNVNCKVRFDESGRDKMGLDATVQQNQQQQNRNRPASRPLWGTYFGVSLQLVIDERIFANDMNGVVSAFNYNMVYKPDDSLMRIL; encoded by the coding sequence ATGAGTCGGTATAGCAGTGGCTCCACGAACACGGGAAGCAACCATTCCCAGATAACAGAACTATTTGTTAAGAAAATACTCGCCCACCTCGATGATACAGATCCACAAAAGTTAAATCAGTTCCTCACACTTTTCAACCCAAACAATGGCAAGATAGTTTTCAACGCTGCACCTTTCGCAAACCTCTCACTATTCTTACAAACATGGCAAACTCAAGTGGTACAGACACAACACGCATTGACTGCCATCGACTATCACGTGATACCAGGCTCCCAAACTCTAATATGCAATGTCAACTGCAAAGTACGTTTCGATGAGAGTGGGAGAGACAAGATGGGACTAGATGCCACTGTACAACAAAATCAGCAGCAACAAAATAGAAATAGACCCGCCAGTAGACCACTTTGGGGCACTTATTTCGGAGTCTCCTTACAACTAGTCATTGACGAACGAATCTTTGCCAACGATATGAACGGAGTAGTATCAGCATTCAACTACAACATGGTCTACAAACCGGACGACTCACTTATGAGAATACTATAG
- the PXA2 gene encoding ATP-binding cassette long-chain fatty acid transporter PXA2 (similar to Saccharomyces cerevisiae PXA2 (YKL188C); ancestral locus Anc_4.287), translated as MPELPMSPIVGFYQRHRLNILRSSYIILLFTTLHSLSSGTGAKDAIRRIAKGKKSHGDLSGNEPLDESATNEQQEEKEVIESHGNDEEMTEEHIQKRKLKRSSDFLLKIIMRDRKCVMLFAAQAFLLVIRTFLSLRVATLDGRLVSTLVKAQYSQFLKILLGQWMLLGIPASFINSLISYTTKLCSISINRRVSVFLLNKYLANHHVFYSVAASETSSEIQDNLTRDIYAFSNNSSLLLNQLLKPMLDLILCSFKLLMSNSSMMGEGTLALGLIVYISNSFLKMIQPNFTKLTMRKSSLESWFRSLHSNLHLNNEEIALLRGQSTELTNLDYSFYQLVLFLSREIKARALYDLATSFVIKYTWGAAGLALCSIPIFFKNKTSPEVESDVTADFITNRRLLLTASSSIGRFVELKRNIQQLRGVWLRLNNFNILLDSAEGSEPSDDYEKKEKGEFEYDDSLIRFENVPLITPAEQVLIPELNFELKHGDHLLIIGPNGCGKSSLFFRILGGLWPLRQGSRKTKTKLIMPHRSHDNECSIFYLPQKPHMGSKSTFREQVIYPDSIEQFESRFNGDYAAGDACLTEILHMLELEDLIAENMALALTQRTLRSKEDSDDPTIVDAREAFDITRNWPEELSIGVQQRLAMARMYYHKPKFAVLDECTSAVSPEMEQKMYATAQRLQISLISVCHRTSLWHFHNYLLKFDGKGGYQFGKFDPKERLANEEKLLELNAILDQQVPVWDKRLKDLTVARTSNLIRKSQTDLRSLESQQSIASSGRLLLSNQDNGGRGAGKRLPPRPSSQAKAGSKLLSKGNDIDAGGKDQKGQP; from the coding sequence ATGCCAGAACTGCCGATGTCACCGATCGTTGGGTTTTATCAGCGTCATAGGCTGAATATACTGAGATCCTCTTATATAATACTGCTTTTTACTACTTTGCACAGTTTAAGTAGTGGTACCGGTGCGAAAGATGCGATTCGAAGGATTGCAAAGGGGAAGAAAAGTCATGGCGATTTGAGTGGGAATGAACCCCTGGATGAGAGTGCTACTAACGAACAgcaggaagaaaaggaagTGATAGAGAGTCATGGGAATGACGAGGAAATGACCGAAGAACATATtcaaaagaggaaattGAAACGGTCTTCGGATTTCCTTTTAAAAATCATTATGAGGGATAGGAAGTGTGTAATGTTGTTCGCAGCACAGGCATTCTTGCTGGTCATAAGAACATTTTTATCACTCAGAGTGGCTACTTTAGATGGTAGGTTGGTCTCCACACTTGTTAAAGCTCAATactctcaatttcttaaGATTTTATTGGGTCAATGGATGCTTTTGGGGATTCCCGCAAGTTTTATTAACTCTTTGATCAGTTATACCACTAAATTATGTTCCATTTCGATAAATAGACGGGTTTCGGTTTTCCTGCTGAACAAATATCTCGCTAATCATCACGTATTCTATTCCGTCGCTGCTTCAGAAACCTCCTCAGAGATTCAAGATAATTTGACTCGTGATATCTATGCATTTTCCAACAATTCTTCCTTATTGCTCAATCAATTACTGAAACCCATGTTGGATCTTATCCTTTGTTCTTTTAAGTTGCTGATGTCCAACTCGAGTATGATGGGTGAAGGTACATTAGCTTTGGGGCTAATTGTTTACATCTCAaattcattcttgaagatgattcaaccaaatttcaccaaattGACCATGAGAAAATCCTCCTTGGAAAGTTGGTTCAGATCATTGCATTCGAATTTACATCTGAATAACGAGGAAATTGCACTGTTAAGAGGTCAATCGACTGAATTAACAAACCTCGATTATTCCTTCTATCAATTAGTGCTTTTCCTCAGTAGAGAAATCAAGGCAAGAGCATTGTACGATTTGGCTACAAGTTTTGTCATCAAGTATACATGGGGTGCTGCTGGTTTAGCGCTCTGTTCGATaccaatcttcttcaaaaataaGACTAGCCCTGAGGTAGAGTCAGATGTGACAGCAGACTTTATCACAAATAGACGTCTGCTGTTGACGGCTTCGAGCTCTATCGGCAGGTTTGTCGAACTGAAAAGAAACATTCAGCAATTGCGCGGTGTATGGTTACGTTTAAACAATTTCAATATCTTATTGGATTCGGCAGAAGGAAGTGAGCCTAGTGATGATTatgaaaagaaagagaagggTGAATTTGAATACGATGATTCGCTAATTAGATTTGAGAACGTTCCGTTGATCACCCCAGCTGAGCAGGTATTAATCCCAGAGCTAAACTTTGAGTTAAAGCATGGAGATCACCTTCTCATCATCGGTCCAAACGGATGCGgtaaatcatctttgttcttccGTATCCTTGGAGGCTTATGGCCTTTGAGACAGGGCTCTAGGAAGACGAAGACAAAACTAATAATGCCACATCGGTCTCATGATAACGAATGCTCTATCTTCTATTTGCCTCAGAAACCACACATGGGCAGTAAATCAACTTTCAGAGAGCAAGTGATCTATCCcgattcaattgaacaatttgaaagtagGTTCAACGGGGACTATGCTGCTGGAGATGCGTGCCTAACGGAAATTTTGCATATGCTAGAGTTGGAAGACTTAATTGCAGAAAATATGGCATTAGCATTGACTCAAAGGACTTTGAGAAGTAAAGAGGATAGCGATGATCCGACTATAGTAGACGCGAGAGAAGCCTTTGACATAACCAGAAATTGGCCTGAAGAACTTTCAATCGGTGTTCAACAACGATTGGCTATGGCAAGAATGTATTACCATAAGCCCAAATTCGCCGTGCTCGACGAATGCACATCTGCTGTTTCACCCGAAATGGAACAAAAAATGTATGCAACCGCACAACGTTTGCAAATCTCATTGATCTCCGTGTGTCATAGGACAAGCTTGTGGCATTTCCATAATTATCTTCTGAAATTCGATGGAAAAGGTGGGTATCAATTTGGTAAATTCGACCCTAAGGAAAGGTTGGCTAACGAGGAAAAGCTTTTGGAACTCAATGCCATCTTAGATCAACAGGTACCTGTTTGGGATAAGAGATTGAAAGATCTCACGGTGGCTAGAACTTCCAATCTCATAAGGAAATCACAAACTGACCTCAGGTCTCTTGAATCTCAACAGAGCATTGCATCTTCTGGAAGATTGTTATTGTCGAATCAAGATAATGGTGGAAGAGGAGCTGGGAAGAGATTACCACCACGTCCATCAAGTCAGGCAAAAGCTGGCTCGAAGCTGTTGAGTAAAGGAAACGATATAGATGCAGGAGGAAAAGACCAGAAAGGCCAACCTTGA
- the ASH1 gene encoding DNA-binding transcription repressor ASH1 (similar to Saccharomyces cerevisiae ASH1 (YKL185W); ancestral locus Anc_4.283) yields MLSAINGYPLSSTSSGSSESAGPDFRKKISFDDLLLLPSIPSNSSSRNYLCSPILPPISNNAQRKYNTAPASPNHHDYYSSTVTPQTSPLFNRAQLAPTGAKNLLPLTNNQQENLPSLRHLQLLPDPRIQEYACYYPDTSEHTPIWKRTLVHWCKETNYQDYTKIVHEVSHDRTQLSALLRGSSRTAPVPSVLKPKDAFQGLSDHAKSASAPMTPPMSPVGEMDRNQPPEFTAFVSSKLVQTVKQETNRNQNTPCRHKKTNSFKAMQLKKLFSNRDLLSNDTRTDNGKFKVSKPHDDTHRLTKINIDHAARNLVITLDTQAKKPTSPTRSPGLSSNTTPKLVSKPAQPRSRSPSPVRPSTPPATASSSKYHKFAFDSPQSPIATIKQSSYHSSTKTTPKRRRSSGGSTHGTVRKCVSCHSNDSPCWRPSWSGKKHDQLCNSCGLRYKKTHTRCLNDSCRKIPTKGELSIMKSNGIQRHQNEDGTVIEGYKCLFCNSIAETTDAIPQSNL; encoded by the coding sequence ATGCTAAGCGCTATCAACGGTTATCCACTCTCTAGTACTTCCTCCGGTAGTTCGGAATCTGCTGGTCCAGATTTTAGGAAAAAAATATCGTTTGATGATTTACTATTATTGCCTTCCATACCATCGAATTCATCTTCCAGAAACTATCTATGTTCACCCATACTGCCACCAATTTCCAACAATGCGCAAAGAAAATATAATACGGCTCCCGCTTCGCCAAATCATCATGATTATTACTCAAGCACTGTTACTCCTCAAACTTCACCTCTGTTCAACCGTGCTCAGCTAGCGCCAACAGGCGCCAAGAACCTTTTACCTCTCACCAACAATCAACAGGAAAATTTACCTTCGCTAAGACATTTACAACTATTGCCTGATCCTAGGATCCAAGAATATGCATGTTACTATCCCGACACATCGGAGCATACGCCAATTTGGAAACGGACTCTAGTGCACTGGTGCAAAGAGACTAATTATCAAGATTATACAAAGATAGTACATGAAGTTTCTCACGATAGGACTCAGCTCTCAGCACTACTCAGAGGATCCTCCAGGACAGCGCCAGTGCCTTCGGTCCTGAAGCCCAAGGATGCATTTCAGGGTTTGTCTGACCATGCCAAAAGTGCTTCCGCGCCAATGACTCCACCCATGAGTCCCGTAGGCGAAATGGACCGCAATCAACCACCAGAATTTACTGCGTTTGTCAGTAGTAAACTAGTTCAAACAGTAAAGCAAGAAACTAATAGGAATCAAAATACGCCGTGCCGTCACAAGAAGACCAACAGTTTCAAAGCTATgcagttgaaaaaattattCAGCAATAGAGATCTGCTCTCTAATGACACGAGAACGGATAATGGAAAATTCAAGGTTTCCAAGCCACATGATGATACACACAGATTGACAAAGATTAACATCGATCATGCCGCTAGAAATCTAGTGATTACTTTAGATACCCAGGCAAAAAAGCCCACGAGCCCCACAAGATCGCCCGGTTTGAGTAGCAACACGACGCCCAAACTCGTATCGAAACCTGCTCAACCTAGATCGAGGTCTCCCTCGCCAGTACGCCCCTCCACGCCGCCAGCAACCGCTTCCTCATCTAAATATCACAAGTTCGCCTTTGATTCTCCTCAAAGTCCCATTGCAACTATAAAGCAAAGCTCCTACCACAGCAGCACCAAGACTACACCCAAGAGAAGACGTTCGAGTGGAGGAAGCACCCATGGTACTGTAAGGAAATGTGTCTCATGTCACTCGAACGATTCGCCTTGTTGGAGACCGTCCTGGTCCGGCAAGAAACATGATCAACTATGCAACTCATGCGGGCTGCGATACAAAAAGACTCACACCAGATGTCTCAACGACTCATGCCGCAAGATCCCAACAAAAGGCGAACTAAGTATAATGAAATCGAACGGCATCCAACGTCATCAAAATGAAGACGGAACAGTTATAGAGGGCTACAAGTGTctattttgcaattcaatTGCAGAGACCACAGATGCAATTCCTCAAAGCAATTTATAA
- the FAT3 gene encoding Fat3p (similar to Saccharomyces cerevisiae YKL187C and YLR413W; ancestral locus Anc_4.285) — protein sequence MLCSRKINLALCALYLFATFIMVIVAIAGSTSNYKPLTNIYIGTADIAHINVTKVIPQFAPILTILGGALNSDNASIDTVFPALHQLDSTPAFAPLLTLLANAEDTNATVTALSELAPLALSNDTNSSTSQQMAEVYQLLQMSSNATESMQGLEGLVEASMEDPSSNSSTIVMHLLADSNDTLSSTEALMTLNNMSGTEKQQLTPVFALFQVSTNETATISSLATLMNSTIPSELTENMFSALNQSTDLNQTLQQLESLVPEESRPAFEAVATLIETSSSSNTTIASLQTLLENNVTTSTSARQAFASLSTLLSNGQNDTLVLQSVQSLAMITNTTTSTQQLTSLHQLFESSNNRTGTLPVLGMLQTGLAEDSSSAQYIPPLVSLMEASSDPMTIFTSLMTFTAWAQQNTATFLPVAAILQNAERNPAPTDEDIKELTPRILEYFNINSKYQLSIFTLCERDVHNEIKTCSKSHAVQDLDFRSIIWDDLEDSDFTPYLNALNVTEDSLHLDGKLLRRQHEYVPAIKATLAFSLISIILAFFLILAVLYLMLTGAYNKWVWFGVLFTCLWYTLFTCLAAVIVTAIIGIIKSGTSDDNYGVVFKGGPAYLGLMWTSFALALACPIILLTAFIQARKLHRKKQVAAMDEGISHEAVNSTSSGPSSLNNGNGYVEKTQIELVVVK from the coding sequence ATGCTTTGTTCTAGGAAAATTAATTTGGCATTATGTGCTTTATACTTATTCGCTACTTTTATTATGGTTATAGTGGCCATTGCAGGTTCAACTTCTAACTATAAGCCCTTGACAAATATTTATATCGGTACGGCTGATATTGCACACATTAACGTGACCAAAGTGATCCCACAATTTGCACCAATTTTGACCATTTTGGGTGGTGCTTTGAATTCTGATAATGCTTCCATCGATACTGTGTTTCCCGCTTTACATCAATTGGACTCTACTCCCGCTTTTGCACCACTTTTAACTTTGCTTGCTAATGCCGAAGATACTAATGCTACAGTTACTGCACTAAGTGAGCTGGCTCCTTTGGCTTTGTCTAATGATACCAATTCTTCCACCTCTCAACAGATGGCTGAAGTATACCAATTGTTGCAAATGTCCTCTAATGCTACCGAATCAATGCAAGGTCTAGAGGGTTTGGTCGAGGCTTCTATGGAGGACCCTAGTagtaattcttcaactatTGTTATGCATTTGTTGGCAGACTCGAACGATACCTTGTCCTCCACTGAAGCtttgatgactttgaatAACATGAGCGGCACGGAAAAGCAACAATTGACTCCCGTCTTTGCTCTTTTCCAAGTCAGTACTAATGAGACTGCTACGATAAGCTCACTAGCTACTTTGATGAACTCCACTATTCCTAGTGAATTGACTGAAAACATGTTTTCTGCGTTGAATCAATCTACTGATTTGAATCAAACCCTGCAACAATTGGAATCCTTAGTCCCAGAAGAGTCTAGGCCTGCTTTTGAAGCAGTGGCTACTTTGATTGAgacttcctcttcttcaaacactACCATAGcctctttgcaaactttATTGGAAAATAATGTTACTACTTCGACCTCTGCTAGGCAAGCTTTTGCTTCTCTATCCACATTGTTAAGCAATGGTCAAAATGATACCCTAGTGTTGCAGTCTGTTCAATCTCTGGCTATGATCACAAATACTACTACTTCTACGCAACAGTTGACTTCCTTGCATCAACTATTCGAATCTTCAAACAACAGAACCGGTACCTTGCCGGTGTTAGGTATGTTGCAAACTGGTTTGGCCGAGGACAGCTCTTCTGCTCAATACATTCCACCTTTAGTCTCATTGATGGAAGCGTCCAGCGATCCAATGACTATtttcacttctttgatgacATTTACCGCTTGGGCTCAACAGAATACTGCCACTTTCTTGCCCGTTGCCGCTATTCTACAAAATGCTGAGAGAAACCCAGCTCCTACGGATGAGGACATTAAGGAATTGACTCCAAGAATTTTGGAATACTTTAACATCAACTCCAAATACCAATTGTCCATCTTTACGCTATGCGAAAGGGACGTCCATAACGAGATCAAGACTTGCTCCAAATCTCATGCTGTCCAAGATTTAGATTTCAGAAGTATTATCTGGGATGACCTTGAAGATTCTGATTTTACTCCATATTTGAACGCTTTGAATGTTACTGAGGATTCGTTGCATTTGGACGGTAAATTGTTGCGTAGACAACATGAGTACGTCCCAGCGATCAAAGCCACCCTGGCATTCTCGCTAATTTCCATCATTCTCgcgttcttcttgattCTAGCTGTCCTTTATCTGATGTTGACAGGTGCTTACAACAAATGGGTCTGGTTTGGTGTCTTGTTCACCTGTCTATGGTACACTTTGTTCACCTGTCTAGCTGCGGTCATTGTCACCGCTATCATTGGTATCATCAAATCTGGTACTTCTGACGACAATTACGGTGTTGTCTTCAAGGGCGGTCCAGCATACTTGGGTCTAATGTGGACCTCGTTTGCTCTAGCTTTGGCTTGCCCCATTATACTACTCACTGCCTTTATTCAAGCTAGAAAGCTACACAGGAAAAAACAAGTTGCTGCCATGGATGAAGGTATTTCTCATGAAGCGGTGAACTCTACAAGTAGTGGTCCTTCGTCGCTAAACAACGGAAACGGTTACGTGGAAAAGACTCAAATCGAACTCGTCGTTGTCAAATAA
- the CUS2 gene encoding U2 snRNP complex subunit CUS2 (similar to Saccharomyces cerevisiae CUS2 (YNL286W); ancestral locus Anc_3.74), translating into MEAEELELKEALKELKKKELERRKEASNDRNTGNDEDAYKPSAIYISNLPKQANVENELIYEFSKFGKIKKDQDGNVKFKVYKDDDGEMKGDALIVYARHESVPIAIQMMDGYEFDGAKIKVEVATFKNEKKRKYDKLTNDQESQSSSRATKLLKKNDTVEEVASHLSDSDDESLKRARTIVIANCIDLYYDLDGEELVEELNEIRLDLLDGCKATGPVERIQLNARQGKATVIFEKERDAQECCRKMNKRFFGGRELAVFMLNEEDVSQSSNSDEEFPEELLEDDVVEF; encoded by the coding sequence ATGGAAGCGGAAGAACTTGAATTAAAGGAAGCTTTGAAGGAGcttaagaagaaggaattggaaCGCAGAAAAGAAGCATCGAATGACCGAAATACAGGAAACGATGAGGACGCGTACAAACCAAGTGCCATCTATATATCAAATCTACCAAAACAGGCCAATGTCGAAAACGAACTAATATATGAATTCTCAAAGTTTGGCAAGATCaaaaaagatcaagatgGCAACGTAAAGTTCAAAGTCTACAAGGACGATGATGGTGAAATGAAAGGTGATGCTCTTATCGTGTATGCTAGGCATGAAAGTGTGCCCATTGCTATTCAAATGATGGATGGATATGAGTTTGATGGAGCTAAAATTAAGGTAGAAGTTGCAACTTTtaagaatgaaaagaagaggaaataTGACAAACTGACCAATGATCAAGAGAGTCAATCGTCTTCTCGAGCGACGAAACTTCTAAAGAAAAATGACACAGTAGAAGAAGTGGCCTCTCATCTGAGCGACTCGGATGACGAATCGCTAAAACGAGCGAGGACCATCGTTATAGCCAATTGCATAGATTTGTATTATGATCTTGATGGCGAGGAGCTGGTCGAAGAGCTCAACGAGATTCGACTCGACCTGCTAGATGGTTGTAAGGCAACGGGCCCAGTAGAAAGAATACAATTGAATGCAAGACAGGGAAAAGCGACAGTTATCTTTGAGAAGGAGAGAGATGCCCAAGAGTGCTGTCGAAAAATGAACAAAAGGTTCTTTGGTGGAAGAGAGTTGGCGGTGTTTATGTTGAACGAAGAAGACGTTTCTCAGTCGAGTAATAGTGACGAGGAATTTCCTGAGGAGCTTCTCGAGGATGATGTGGTCGAGTTCTAA
- the SPE1 gene encoding ornithine decarboxylase SPE1 (similar to Saccharomyces cerevisiae SPE1 (YKL184W); ancestral locus Anc_4.282), protein MAAVQLDHKFVSTPKLVEPASAPKYVESALDYVVPEIPHKQAHDEIFDALRKRIEAINEETCEPGDENSFFVCDIGEVQRLYNNWHKRLPRVQPFYAVKCNPDHRVLAKLASLGVNFDCASKTEIEKVLALGVSPNRIIYANPCKASSFIRYAAKNKVLKSTFDNVEELHKIKKYHPESQLLLRITTDDSTAQCRLSTKYGCELEKVDELLETVQKLGLNLIGVSFHVGSGASDLSSLYKAVRDARFVFDKAASQYGLPALQILDVGGGFQFDTFAQSSLVLSDAIDEFFPTESFGNLQIIAEPGRYFAATTFTLAVNVIAKRNLGEQEAMIYVNDGVYGNMNCILFDHQEPTPRTLYHNKQFHYYDFDSSSTKKAASLPHKVSMWGPTCDGLDCITKEHYMKHDLVTGDWIYFPNLGAYTSSAATPFNGFEQTVDTIYIESSY, encoded by the coding sequence ATGGCTGCTGTACAATTAGACCACAAATTTGTTAGTACCCCCAAATTGGTTGAACCCGCCAGTGCTCCAAAGTATGTGGAGAGTGCTCTGGACTACGTAGTACCGGAAATTCCTCACAAACAAGCACACGATGAGATCTTCGACgctttgagaaagagaattgAAGCGATCAATGAGGAGACTTGCGAACCTGGTGATGAAAATTCGTTTTTTGTGTGCGACATTGGTGAGGTTCAAAGATTGTACAATAATTGGCACAAGCGGTTACCGCGGGTTCAGCCCTTTTACGCGGTTAAATGCAATCCAGATCATCGAGTACTTGCAAAGCTTGCATCATTGGGGGTCAATTTCGATTGTGCGTCCAAGACagagattgaaaaagtgCTAGCGCTAGGTGTATCACCAAACAGAATTATCTATGCTAACCCCTGCAAGGCGTCAAGCTTTATCAGATACGCTGCGAAAAACAAAGTTTTGAAGTCTACTTTTGACAACGTCGAGGAGTTGCACAAGATTAAAAAATATCACCCTGAATCACAACTACTATTAAGAATTACCACCGATGATTCGACAGCTCAATGTCGACTATCAACCAAGTACGGTTGCGAGTTAGAAAAAGTTGACGAGCTTTTGGAAACTGTTCAGAAATTAGGGTTGAACTTAATAGGGGTTTCGTTCCACGTAGGTTCCGGTGCATCCGATTTAAGCAGTCTTTACAAGGCCGTTCGGGACGCCCGCTTTGTTTTTGACAAAGCTGCCTCTCAATACGGACTTCCGGCATTGCAAATTCTAGATGTTGGTGGAGGTTTCCAATTTGACACTTTTGCTCAGTCCAGCCTAGTGCTCAGCGATGCcatcgatgaatttttccCCACAGAATCATTTGGGAATTTGCAAATCATTGCAGAACCAGGCCGTTATTTCGCGGCTACGACTTTCACACTAGCGGTAAATGTGATCGCCAAGAGAAATCTGGGTGAGCAAGAAGCAATGATTTACGTCAACGATGGGGTCTACGGCAATATGAACTGCATCCTGTTCGACCACCAAGAACCTACGCCGCGCACCTTGTACCACAACAAGCAATTCCACTACTATGATTTCGACTCTTCGTCGACAAAAAAAGCTGCCTCTTTACCACACAAAGTTTCAATGTGGGGCCCCACATGCGACGGTCTGGACTGCATTACAAAAGAGCACTACATGAAACACGATTTGGTTACGGGCGACTGGATTTATTTCCCCAATTTAGGAGCCTACACTTCATCAGCCGCAACACCTTTCAATGGATTCGAACAGACTGTAGACACTATCTACATCGAATCTTCCTACTAA
- the LOT5 gene encoding Lot5p (similar to Saccharomyces cerevisiae LOT5 (YKL183W); ancestral locus Anc_4.281) → MDEEDKPSCQLVYVKPTVENTIAYNRFKRTQPLINGVPMINVPSNDLLVLFGGGRDIELRTLQDPQTIIASIDLFVLNNAILLWFDNQNCGIAVPYDSIIYHGSLKSSQEREGHQLALILTLERDPLLDKLIVSPQSQECTAPSLELTLRPAYSLYDRHYNAEIDMLFSFEDFGVNRGDELINNCNQAIATCLEIYNAEPDNEEDEADENGADQEEMAFDL, encoded by the coding sequence atggacgaagaagacaagCCTTCCTGCCAATTGGTCTATGTGAAACCTACCGTGGAAAACACAATTGCATACAACCGTTTCAAGCGCACACAACCATTAATCAATGGGGTACCGATGATCAATGTACCTTCGAACGACCTACTCGTGCTCTTCGGCGGAGGAAGAGACATCGAGCTGCGCACCCTTCAAGACCCGCAGACAATCAtagcttcaattgacctaTTCGTGCTAAACAATGCCATCTTGCTATGGTTCGATAATCAAAACTGTGGAATTGCCGTCCCCTACGACAGCATAATCTACCATGGTTCACTGAAATCTAGCCAGGAGCGAGAGGGCCATCAATTAGCACTTATATTGACTTTAGAGAGAGACCCACTGTTGGACAAACTAATAGTGTCGCCACAATCTCAAGAATGCACAGCTCCGAGCCTGGAACTGACACTACGACCCGCCTACTCGCTCTACGACCGCCACTACAACGCGGAGATAGACATGCTATTCAGCTTCGAGGATTTCGGCGTAAACAGGGGCGACGAACTAATCAACAATTGCAACCAGGCGATAGCCACCTGCCTGGAGATTTACAACGCAGAGCCCGacaacgaagaagacgaagcCGACGAGAACGGAGCcgaccaagaagagatgGCCTTCGATCTGTAG